TCTAGACCTGAGTCGAGTATGATCTTGTGAGAGAGGGTCTAGGGCGGGCACAGGTGGAATATTCGGAAGGCATGTCTAGACTGCGCTGGAGATGGAGCGACGTGAGTGGATGAGCACATCGGGAGGGGCGGGGGCCAGGTATGGCTGATGGTCATGTGATGCCTGTGTACAAAACCCCTGGAACCtgctaaaagaaaacaaacgaaACGTTTCTGGAAAAGTGTGTGAGGGAGGGGCCTCAGATAATGAAAGTGACATTATTATACAGTACAGCACAGAATCCTCCCCTCTCTATTCGGATGTCAAATGCACCCACCCGTCACCCCTTACCTGAGAGCCACTTAACTTTTCGAGTGGACTTTCTACGCAGGGCATGGCGACCACGGGCATGTTGAGCGTGGGTTCTGGACGCGGGGACTGAACGGGCGGAGGCATGGCTGGCAGCGGAGGCTGTGTCTGCTGGAAGTTATTGATCACACACGTGACCTGGAGGCGTGAAAAGAGGACAGCGATGAGAAGAGGTCAACATCGATTACAAACTGGCACTCTAGGATTATTTTTGTATCTGTCCTTTGTGGATGAAGGATTTGAAATCCAGAGCACATTCAGATGTGATTGGACTCGTTTTAAGAGGATGATGGATGGAGTCTAAAGCTGGCGGATAAGCTGCAAGTATGTGCTAATGGTTTGTTTTGACAGTCAGACCTTCACGTGGTTGTGTACCAATTTGCAGTGTCTGCCCTACATAGTGCATACTGAATAACAGCATGCTGGAAATAGTGCACGAATGATATAATACTTCCAGGCGGATTTTTGAAGGATGCATTCGCTTTCAAGCTATTATTCCCCACAAACATACGAGGGCATGACTTTTAACAAGCAATAACATGTATTTCAAATCAAACATTGCCAATGATGTCAGTGACGTCTGCGGGATCAAGATGCATACTTAAAATATGCCCTTTAAAGGCTGTTTTTTCACATCACCAGCAAAGTATATACTTTTAGTGCACACTTTTAGGGATGAGGTGAGAAACAAGGTGCGTCCCAAATCACATGCACAATATACACTAATTCCTGCTATTTTGTAGCATAAACAGTGTTCACTTTGAAATTACAAcaagaagtgcactttaagtgATGCACTCATTCAACCGAAAAATGAAGTGTGGAACGCTTAAAAGTGTGCACTAATCCCTAAAAGTGTGCACTCATGGAAAAGAGGAGAGGCTACCCTTTCAAAAAATAGTTCAATTTTAGTACTTCTTTCACACCAACAATAAAACATAGTTTTAGTCTACTTTTTaatgtacttctcagaaatatattTACAATTACACTTATAGGGACAGAAAGGTCAGTATAAATACTAATATTTTGATCGAAATAATAAAGCTGTATTTACTCTTTTAATTGAGtagtgcaataaatacctgatAATTACTATTCATTACTTTTTAGTATACTTCAAAATGAGCATATCAAGCAATGAGCTAATAAACTGTTAGTATCCTTATAAGTTCACTTGAAGTATAGTTGCTGTACAAAAAACGAATAAACTAGTAATATACTAGTAGTAGTAATACTGCAACTATACCacattgatattagtatacttgTTTTGTATACTTAAATGAAATGTAAGGGCATGTGAGCAAAAGTGTGCAGTGACACATATGCTTTAGTCTGATGGTGACGTAGGTCTTATGTGGCTAAACAAGTATATACTGACAACACATTAAGTGTTCAATTTGAGACAATACTTCCCTTCTAAAACGCATGCACTAGATGGTAAGATGGTAAAGTAAATAGTGCTAAAGTCTACTACAGTCTGCCCTTGTGAATGTGTCGACTGGCTGAACTTCACACTGAGTGCAGATCTCCAGGGATGCCAGATCCTCACCAGAAAAGCAGCAATGGCCCCGCCGGTGAGATATCCAGCCAGAACATCAGACCAGTGATTGCGGTACTCAGCTACACGCACAATGCCCACCAGAACGGCCAATGAGACGAGAGTCAGACACAGAGTGGGTTTGGTCAGCCTTGTGCCTTTCGTCCGCCACACCAGTGTTACATACATCTGCAAACACCACACGcaccaaacaaacacagactcgttcataaaaacattacagtacaatacagtatacagagcACATCATTTGGAAATGTATGAAAAACCCTAATGACCTACATTTAGTATACAACTGTAATCTAGCGCTGAAAACATCCCTGAATGTGAACGTATACATGCATATTTTCATGCATCTGTTTACACGTCTACAAAATATCCTCATCCCAACATCCATGTGGAATAATCCTTCCCATCGCCTCTGTTGACTTTCATCAGAAGTGATCCCAGAGCTACATGAATGAGAGTCAGAGACTGTCCACACGCGTCCAGTACATGAATGGGTCAGCATTAATGAAAGGAGGAGGGATTCCATCTCATCGTGTCTGATCTCTTGTTTGTACTCACCACCGTGTAGACGGCCGAGTACATGCTCAGCGCTGCTTCCTTCGAGGGGAAGGATTTGCGCGCGGTGACGATGAGGTAAGGGTTACCCGTGCACGCCCGCCGCTCCGTAATGTACTGCAGCGGCGAATGACATCCCAGTGCCGTGTAGTTTGGTCGGCACGTGGACAGGAAGTGAGGCGTCTGGTTTCCCGTCACTACCTGTCCTGCGTTCGCAAAGATGGTGGTGGTGAAGAGACCAAAGGAGTACACGCCTAAGAGAAGAAGAAAGACAAACCAAGAAACTGTGATAATTCAAgcaagaattttcatcttttggAAGAAGATTCGAAGGATGCTCGCCTCCACGATTGCTCCTAGCATTGCTTACCCAGAAAACGGACGATTCGCCTTAGCAACGGGTTGAAATAGCAGCAGTCGGCCGTAACAATTGTCTTCTCTTGCGTGGCCTCTGGTTTAGTGAAGAAAGATGTCAGCTCCCCCAGCAGTATCTGAAGTGGACAGAGACAAAGAGGAGATTTCTCAAGCGCTCACAGATGAATGCTCGAGGAGGAAAACAATATATTTCGGATTCAACTGATTCCCAAAAGTATGAGAGACCATCCATCATTGTCAAGAGATTTCTAGATTTCAtgagaatatacagtatgagaATTTGGTCTTATTTTCACGAGAACGATAGATTCTCATTTTCAGTCCcatgaatgtataaatactCAATGTAGCGGCACAGCTGAGACAGGCCACTTGTATATCGACTTTCGTAAAGCATGACTACTcacaaattacatttgttttctcTGCCGAGGAATACAACATCACAGCAAAACCCATTTCTATTGGTCAGACACCCAAAATACAATTTcttattttctcaccctcatgttgttcaaaacctgtatgcgactttttctttagtggaacacaaaagaagagattttgagaaatgtctctgtggttttgtgttgatATTCAACTCAATTCAATGGGGTTTCGatgctgtttggttatcaacattcttcaaaatatcttcttttgtgttctgcagaagaaatattGTCATACAGCTTTggtatgacatgagggtgaataaatgtcatCTTTACAAAGCCATTTAGTCAAACTCTACGTTAAATCTATGCAACACTCTGGCattcctttttttattattttcttagtGTTCAATTCCACACAACATTAATAAAgatataaacaaatatacagtatgcattgTAAATAACTGGGAGATGAAGTTATTTAATATTGTTACTACAGGTCATGCATTACTGTAATTTATctcttcactcttaaaaatgaaggtgcttaaaaggatcttcacagcgatgtcatagaagaaccatttttgcttCCACGAAGAACCACTCAatcaaagaaccatctctttatctttttataatctaaagaacagttttttcgccacaaagatccttttgtgaaacagaaaggttcttcagatgttaaaggttctttatggaaccatttcaacaaaaaaggctcttctatggcatcggagaaccttttgaagcacctttatctTTAAGAGTGTTGGTTTAACCATATTATATACAAAACAGAAACATAATCATTTCTGTCCTCTTTGGGCTTCTGTATATTTGAAAACTCATTCTTTTTGCATATATCATTATGAGTGTAATACCTTACAATGCAAATGAATCAGAACGGCGCATTTTAGAGATAGAACTGAATGTGAATGGTCTTCAGATGAACGCTGTCAACTGCATGAATTATAACAGATTACTGGAGGTTCATTCAAATCACAcatcaaataatattaacatcaagCAAAAGAAGTTAAACGATGAGACAAAGGATTGTTATCCTCAGTAAAGTGAGTGCTCAGTCTGTTTTTTACTCGACTAAACCAAAAGGTCTTTAACCTTCGCAGACCTAAATATAAGGTCAGAACGTGGTAAAAGTAGCATGAGGTAAATGTATGATGTCCCGTTGTACATAATAGCATAATACTCGCATTTTCATTCCAGAGCCCATTGAGTTCACGAACGGcactccatctctctctccatgAGCAAAATGGAAATGATTCATGGACAGATCGAAAGAATGGAACTCAGTGTAACCTTCAAATGTTCGGTGAGGTGCGGGgaatcatgttttgtgtggctGGTTAAGAGCTCTTGTGAAAtaacagagcgagagagaaagagacaaaagCTATATTTCCTGAGAACATTTTTGACACACGAGAGCGCTCGGCAGAAATGAACAAGCATCCATTATGCTTTTAAATCCTCAACACACATCGCAATTAAAACGCATCTGTTCTGAAGAGCTTTAGAACTAGGAAAAGAAATTTGCATGCACGGCAGAAACACCTCGCAAAGTTCACGTATGCAGATATATGAGGGCTGTTTTGTTTAGTTCCACGTGATACTAAAGCCGATAGTACTTCTGCCATTTATTCAGATTCAAACTGCGAACCCCCAGGGCAACATCATCCCCACTAAACAGACAGCAAAAGCGCTGCCAGTGTCATCGAAATGAAGACACGAGGTTTAAGACGTCCTCCAGAAGCTGGAGGTCTTCACGGAGAGATTGATGGAAGTTGTTGGAGTGAAGCGTTCCGATGTTTAATtgatgcagtgttgggtaagttactctgaaaaagtaatgaattacaaacacaagggcattataaagggatcaaatcaagagggggacagctgtggggcatgaaacaataaacgagcaataatgaggagacgagagggcgggaacagagacaagaccagagagagtgtatggcaagccataagggccaaaaatacctctctccacatgaaacacttgggtctgtcatgatcacgaaacgactcttaattcattcaaataaatcatacaaaATGATATAAAGTACTCTTTTTgactgactaaagtattacaaatgtgagaaagatacattaatgcatgcattttaaagttagactttgaattttgatgtcaattccactatttagttcaattacacccgaagtaactgtaattaagtTACAGAAAattaagagtaatcccttactttacttttaaaaaagtaattaaattacagtaacgtattacttagtaactagttaggCCCAACACTGAATTGATGAAACACTTGGTGAGGGAGACACGAAACCAGGATGGCAAGTTCAAGCCGAAAGAAATCGATTGCGACATCAAAGCGCAGACGGGAGAAAAATGAAACAGCTGGAAAGAGAGTCGAAGAAGGATGAATTGAATAGAGGGCCGTCTGCGTTCACTGGAAACTATATATTGCGTTTGTTGATGTGCGCTTTCACAGCGGATGGGAACGCTGTCAAACCAGACGCTTTGAAATGAAAAGTGGAGCACCAAAAAACCCTGCGGTTTCCAGCTGAAGGTGTCACACCGCCGGTCAGAACATAAACTCCAATAAACCACCTAAAGTACTGCAAATACATTCTCTCCTGTGAAAGAATTTCTTTAGAAATGTAAATCTTTAGTTTTATGTTGTGGCATCATTGCTTTTCATCGTGAGTTCAGCAACTAATGTGGACCATTTCAAAACAGCGGATGTGTAGACGTGTCCAGAGCAtctatgtttaaatatgtatgtgGGTCATTATTATAGATGGTCCATATGGTCCGTGCAAGGACACACGACTGACCTTCACACCAAATATGGTACAAAGAAGAACATTTTGTGGGTCAGACGGGATGCCAGTGGGCAACACTTCAACCACCAACTGTTATTTTACCCAGATAGACAAAAAGTTTTAAGGCTGTGACAAAACATGCTCTTTGAAAAATGACACGAGAAGCTATGTAAAAAATACCATCTGAATGATTCGACGGTAGGTAACCCTTTGTGATTTCTTCTTCGGATTGTGCGAGAAACGCAAACATGTTGGGTTCAGACGGTGCTACAAAACCCAAATTTACCTCAGATCCTCCGGGAAAACAAGTCCTGTTCAAACAgagctaaacacacacacgtcagaTTCTGTTAGTCTGAACAAACCAGCATATATTTCCATTCCGATCAAGGCTGGTTCAAGACAATTCacacgaaaaaaaaaaaatcttcatattacaccctcttatcatttcaaacctgtttgactttctttcttctgtatgacacaaaagaagatattgtaaaGAACACTGAtatccaaacaacattggcccccattgacttccatatggacacaaaaccattttgacatttcccaaaatatcAATACTTTGATCGAGGAATATAAACGTGTGCCATGTTAAATCTGGTTAACAACAATGATTTGCCAGTACAGAACATCACTTTACATGTTGCCAGCGGCGCAGTGCCCTGGGCAGTGACCCACTTCTGTCCTGCCAACTCAGTGCACTTACAGTACAATATACCTTACAGTGACCTAGAGCTATGTTAATAATTCATCACACCGCTTCACATGTCTTcatttggaaaaaataaaaaagcacatcTGCAAATGTAAGATATGTTAAAGAAATGGTTTATTCACCTTCAGGCAATTATTATAACTGTACCGAAGTATATATCAAGCCTCATGACAGTTTGTTTAAAACAGACCAAAATGTAAATCATATTTACAGAACAACCTGAAAAACCTTAACTCTCAAACCACATTGGCACTTCACGCTAAAAAAGCAGTGTCATCATTCTGCTACATTTCTCCTTCGGTGTTCCATCGAAGATGATCAAATGGGTTTGAAACAATATGTGGGTTCGGATTTGAGGACAGAATTCTGTTTTAGATCAATAAAatggttaaaatgacaaattaatacacatttaaacagGAAGTTTGAGTTGattgaaaaaaaagaagaacAAATAAATACCAACTCATTTAATTCGGAAAGAGGTGTATGtagtaaatacacacaaacacagttttgTTTTGGTATCTTTGTGGGGAGTTGCCATacacttctattgtttttataatagTATTTCATCCCTAAACCCAATGTCATAATAGTTTGTTAgcactaaaactattaaaacatttctgttaattaaatCCAATAAAATATCTGGCCGAAATCttatttggaaaaacttaaactaaaagaaaatgtgaaatttTGCCTCGGGAACTGaaactaaaataagtttaagCAAGTCAGTAAAATTATtaactaaaaatgaaaactaaagctaaaattgaaataaaaataaatgcaacttATATACCTGTAGCAtcataaaaatacacacacacgcacacgcgcacgcgcgcacgcgcacacgcacgcacgcacacacacacgcacacgcacacacacacacacacgcacgcacgcacgcacgcacacacgcacacgcacgcgcacgcacacgcacacacacacacacgcacgcacgcacgcacgcacacacacgcacacgcacgcacacacacacgcacggttGGCACAGCTGTCTGTCCTCACAAACACACTGCTTAAGATGTTTCTGGGTGACATGCTGGAGGCTTCCAGGAGGATGCAGCAGAACACACAGTGTTGTCACAGCGTTACCATGGCATCAGTATGATGTATGCGCGCTCACGCTAATCCAACAcatatcacaaacacacattcagcACATCACACGTCCCATCCACATTCACATGCTGTCACGTGAGCTAAATCATTTAATTGTCATTTAAAGAAATCAAACACAAACAGCGGTGCATGTGTCATTTAGAATATCTGTtgtcaaaaacaaacacagtccCACAGCCTTTATTATATTTCTAATCCTTCTTCACACTCTGTCATTCCTAAACCCCACATCTCTTCAGCTCTTCTCACGTTTGCTTCATTTTATAATTCTCCATATTTCTCCATATACATcaccttctctctcttttcatgCCCACATGTctctatgtctctctctctctctctctctgagtgtTATTAAATCTGAGTAGGAGTGTTAAACAAAAGCTGATGTCTTGTTAGTGTGTATCTCCGCAGAGAGAGGTTAACTGCATCCTTTGAGCATCGGTGTGACCTCACACGAGTGCAGGCGACGTGGATCTCAGAACATTATCTTTGCTTTCGTCTTTGTTTATCTCTCCCTCTGTTTTCTTTCACACCCTGCCTTTCCTGTTTTcctatttattttgcttttgaaTCCACTAACATTCTGTGTCAATCCATATACATTCAGGATTGAAATGCATATACACAgcatcgctgtgaacaaccttttgcgcatctttatttttaagaatgaagATGACAGACAAGATAAGATAAATGTTGATTTAGAGCTCTCACGATATCAAATTGCCAAACGAATTCATGATATGACagcaatatttatattaaaaataaaaaatgctatcTGTATTTATGCTTTTAGTCAAATGGATTTATCCAATGTGACAAGATAGCGTTAGTGTTTATGGGCAATGCGTACAGTATTCCCAAAGTTTTTATGTGGGCATGAGTTGTCAAAGTTGATTCCATTTTACTGCGTGAGCTTCAAAGAGGATCTTTGACAGCAatatcaaacaacaaaaacatgttatGTCATTTCTGCAGTTTATTCCTTCTATCTGTGTTTTTGGTTATGGTGTGGGTTTGTGAAGGTTTGTAAGGACCTCTTTTTATAAACCATCTCTACTGGACCCATTATATAACACCTGATGCTTTTGACATTACAGCTAGAACTGCTGTGTCTATTTCCGTTCAGAATCCAATGCGTGTGCTGATTTCCATGTATTACActcagcattttattttttacactttCAATGTTGGGTCAATCTCCTTTGCATACATGTAAGGGGCGTTCCGTCATTACATGTGTATagcagaatttgtatttttatatatcattttaatgcattgcttaaatagaaataaaagcCCACCTTGCTGAACTGAAATGGAAGCGACCCAAATCTAGTACTCCATCTATAGTCGCTCATTAAGAAACACAAAAACTGTGACGGCTGTGAATTAGAGAGTCACTTGACATCTTCAGATCTGAAGAAGCAGCATGTCTCagtaattaaacattcagcGGAGTTCAAACGCCTGTTTACAGAAGGAAAAGCCAGAAGAGAGACAGAGCTTTTCCTTTCCACTATCATCGTTTCCAGATTTTACTCCAGCAAAAGATAGAAACCTCAAAccacccacacacactctcCCCGAGCCCACATATTCActctcgcacacacacgcgcacgcacacacacagagcgcaAACGTTCACTATCATCCTCGACAAagacacgctcacacacacatattgcaCGTGTATAAATTCATACTGACGTATGTTTATCTGTGGGTGAATCGCATATTTCAtgccaaagaaaataaatattttttacataaagaCAATGAAGCTTATTTTACAACCATTTCACATTATTCTCATGACAATTAAGCAAATGTACTGCAATGTGTAAAAACTCTCATTACTGTTGGACTGATGCTTCTAACCTCCACCTGATTTACTGTAACCATCACAGTCCATACGAAAAAAAGCTGaagacacacaaagacacaacaATAATCTAAGACACTTGCTATAAATACAACGATACTAGTTGGTACTGCGCATAATGTTTTAagcattttattcacattactGCACACCAAAATGTATACTTACAATTTTACTTGTAATTTTTACCAGgcaaataatacatatttttactTATTACCGTAATAAAATGACAAGTTGTTGTAATACGGTATGTTGCTGTTTCAGTGCTCAATCATtgggaaaacaaaaaaatcacagtatgtGATATGATTTTATAAGAAAATAATATAGAAAACGTGGTAATAATATGGAATAATGCTGTACATtagatatattatttaaaatattatatagtaaataataatataatataatatgatatTATACAATATGATATATGTTATGATAATatgatattttataatataacataatataataaatttTTTGCTTTTTACTGTGAAGTAactttttaacttattttttattatgtctcACAAAAACGAAACGTAAAACAAATAATTGCATGCCCACGTGTACACACCCACAtagacagaagacacaaaatTGATTtcttactgtatactgtatattgcacaCAGACTGCATTTGCACACACACGACAACATACATCAAGAAATGTCATACTATATCCACAGTtctcagctctctctctccatctcacacacatacacgcacacgcacacacgcacaaccaTACACAcccccacacacgcacacgcacagctTTGTCCATATGAAACTGTAGGTGCAGGAGAAAACATGTTGAGCTTCACTCTCTGCTCTCATTTGCACAGATGAGGAATGTGTGCGCGCGTGTAAAAATGCTCAAAAGTGAAGAAAGCTCTTTGGAAGTCTAATGCTGTGTTATCTCACCATCTGTTTCAGCGTGTTTAGACGGAGACAGATATTAATTCACATTTCCTCTGATAATGCATCATTGTCTGGGGAATCTGAATTTCTTCCCAGTCAACCAAACACAGTCTCTTGCATTGACTTCATCTGACTTCCATTCAATGCATGGCATCACTGTAGACATCAGACCGAATGTCACTTTGATCTGAACTGACCTAAATAAAGATGACACGACGTTCCGACCGCATTAAACTCTAAACATTCACAGATCATCGGTTCTAAAAGCCCAGAACATTGTAATGTTCATTGATAGAATGAACTGCCTAAGCTTTAATGCACATGCCAGAGAATTTTTTTCAATCGTAACGCAAATGTGTTGCATTCTTATTGACGCCACAGGGGGCGCTATAACAGGCATGAGCCTAAATGGTCACTTCAGCGCTATCTTTCTATTTCAGGTTAACTATCATCATAGCGCAGAACACTTTGAAGGCAATCTTTCAAAGCAAATCGGATTTTAACATGCTATCTGGATACATGaataacaatgtattatttGTTTCGGAGTTACTGTAAAAATGTGTCTTACTGTAAATACTTACAATGGAATCTGTATGGTtactgtgtactgtatgtttcagGCCATATGATATGATATTATAGACACAAAATTGTTTTATTGATCTATCCTggtaaaaaacagactagatAAGTTTGGACCAAGACCAAAATGGCAACTAATTTTAGTCTCAACAGCATTGAAAATAACTGGCCATTTAAAATGGCTACCAGTCAAACCAGTTTAAGTGCTGG
The Triplophysa rosa linkage group LG7, Trosa_1v2, whole genome shotgun sequence genome window above contains:
- the plppr2b gene encoding phospholipid phosphatase-related protein type 5 isoform X2, which translates into the protein MDRMRIVVRGGIKESKYIVPCFLLVELVIMAGTVLLAYYFEYTDTFPVHIQGFFCFDKAFSKPHPGPEDDSKAPPVLVYSLVTAIPTVTILLGELTSFFTKPEATQEKTIVTADCCYFNPLLRRIVRFLGVYSFGLFTTTIFANAGQVVTGNQTPHFLSTCRPNYTALGCHSPLQYITERRACTGNPYLIVTARKSFPSKEAALSMYSAVYTVMYVTLVWRTKGTRLTKPTLCLTLVSLAVLVGIVRVAEYRNHWSDVLAGYLTGGAIAAFLVTCVINNFQQTQPPLPAMPPPVQSPRPEPTLNMPVVAMPCVESPLEKFQGFCTQASHDHQPYLAPAPPDVLIHSRRSISSAV
- the plppr2b gene encoding phospholipid phosphatase-related protein type 5 isoform X3; the protein is MDRMRIVVRGGIKESKYIVPCFLLVELVIMAGTVLLAYYFEYTDTFPVHIQGFFCFDKAFSKPHPGPEDDSKAPPVLVYSLVTAIPTVTILLGELTSFFTKPEATQEKTIVTADCCYFNPLLRRIVRFLGVYSFGLFTTTIFANAGQVVTGNQTPHFLSTCRPNYTALGCHSPLQYITERRACTGNPYLIVTARKSFPSKEAALSMYSAVYTVMYVTLVWRTKGTRLTKPTLCLTLVSLAVLVGIVRVAEYRNHWSDVLAGYLTGGAIAAFLVTCVINNFQQTQPPLPAMPPPVQSPRPEPTLNMPVVAMPCVESPLEKLSGSQQVPGVLYTGIT
- the plppr2b gene encoding phospholipid phosphatase-related protein type 5 isoform X4 translates to MDRMRIVVRGGIKESKYIVPCFLLVELVIMAGTVLLAYYFEYTDTFPVHIQGFFCFDKAFSKPHPGPEDDSKAPPVLVYSLVTAIPTVTILLGELTSFFTKPEATQEKTIVTADCCYFNPLLRRIVRFLGVYSFGLFTTTIFANAGQVVTGNQTPHFLSTCRPNYTALGCHSPLQYITERRACTGNPYLIVTARKSFPSKEAALSMYSAVYTVMYVTLVWRTKGTRLTKPTLCLTLVSLAVLVGIVRVAEYRNHWSDVLAGYLTGGAIAAFLVTCVINNFQQTQPPLPAMPPPVQSPRPEPTLNMPVVAMPCVESPLEKLSGSQVPGVLYTGIT
- the plppr2b gene encoding phospholipid phosphatase-related protein type 5 isoform X1: MDRMRIVVRGGIKESKYIVPCFLLVELVIMAGTVLLAYYFEYTDTFPVHIQGFFCFDKAFSKPHPGPEDDSKAPPVLVYSLVTAIPTVTILLGELTSFFTKPEATQEKTIVTADCCYFNPLLRRIVRFLGVYSFGLFTTTIFANAGQVVTGNQTPHFLSTCRPNYTALGCHSPLQYITERRACTGNPYLIVTARKSFPSKEAALSMYSAVYTVMYVTLVWRTKGTRLTKPTLCLTLVSLAVLVGIVRVAEYRNHWSDVLAGYLTGGAIAAFLVTCVINNFQQTQPPLPAMPPPVQSPRPEPTLNMPVVAMPCVESPLENRFQGFCTQASHDHQPYLAPAPPDVLIHSRRSISSAV